A window of the Desulfurellaceae bacterium genome harbors these coding sequences:
- a CDS encoding MBL fold metallo-hydrolase, which produces MAEARIYFKQIEIGPMQNFAYLIGDPDTREALVIDAAWDIPALVNVAQEDGYTISKALVTHYHQDHLGGEFSGHHIQGAAELLEQVKAKVYVHKAEAEFLNRIAGLSDSDLVKVEGGDTTTVGSLEVTFIHTPGHTPGSQCFLIGHNLVAGDTLFINSCGRIDLPGSSPEDMYHSLQTLSKLVDETVLFPGHNYSGQPSDTLGNQKKHNMYLHLTTRSLQEFLSTMGY; this is translated from the coding sequence ATGGCTGAAGCGCGTATCTATTTCAAGCAGATCGAAATCGGGCCGATGCAGAACTTCGCCTATCTCATCGGCGACCCGGACACCCGCGAGGCGCTGGTGATTGACGCGGCCTGGGATATTCCGGCCCTGGTTAATGTCGCCCAAGAGGACGGCTACACGATCAGCAAGGCGCTCGTCACCCACTACCATCAGGATCATCTGGGCGGCGAGTTTTCCGGCCACCATATTCAGGGCGCGGCCGAGCTGTTGGAACAGGTCAAGGCCAAGGTCTATGTTCACAAGGCCGAGGCTGAATTCCTGAACCGCATCGCCGGCCTGTCCGACTCCGACCTGGTCAAGGTCGAGGGCGGCGATACGACCACGGTCGGCAGCCTTGAGGTCACCTTCATCCACACGCCCGGCCACACCCCGGGCTCACAGTGTTTTCTGATCGGCCACAACCTGGTGGCCGGGGATACGCTGTTCATCAACTCGTGCGGCCGCATCGACCTGCCCGGCAGCAGCCCGGAAGACATGTACCACAGCCTGCAGACCCTGTCGAAACTGGTCGACGAGACCGTCCTGTTTCCCGGCCATAACTACAGCGGCCAGCCGTCGGATACCCTGGGCAATCAGAAAAAGCACAACATGTATCTGCACCTGACCACCCGCAGCCTGCAGGAATTCCTGTCCACGATGGGCTACTGA
- a CDS encoding cob(I)yrinic acid a,c-diamide adenosyltransferase, whose amino-acid sequence MAIRITKVYTRSGDAGLTKLVGGQQVAKDAARVEAYGTVDELNAVLGLARVFNDDLKDDLKASKELDKIFRRLQNQLFDLGSELATPSDFSYEGMFRVGQREVRALERMIDRLQKDLQALNSFVLPGGGKVGGFLHQARTVCRRAERDIVRLSREEDLSPWPLKYVNRLSDLLFVLSRWVSTHLGEPEYLWERGLRGHDRTKRVSKTRQT is encoded by the coding sequence ATGGCTATTCGCATCACCAAGGTCTACACCCGCAGCGGCGACGCCGGCTTGACCAAGCTGGTCGGCGGTCAGCAAGTCGCCAAAGACGCCGCGCGGGTCGAGGCCTACGGCACGGTCGATGAACTGAACGCCGTCCTGGGACTGGCCCGGGTCTTCAACGACGATCTCAAGGACGACCTCAAAGCGTCCAAGGAGCTGGATAAAATCTTCCGCCGGCTGCAAAACCAGCTGTTTGACCTGGGCAGCGAGCTGGCCACGCCGTCGGATTTTTCCTACGAGGGCATGTTTCGGGTCGGTCAGCGCGAGGTCCGGGCTCTGGAGCGGATGATTGATCGGCTGCAGAAAGACCTGCAAGCGCTCAACTCGTTTGTCCTGCCCGGTGGCGGCAAGGTCGGTGGCTTTCTGCACCAGGCGCGGACCGTGTGTCGGCGGGCCGAGCGCGATATCGTGCGACTGTCGCGCGAGGAAGACCTGAGCCCCTGGCCGCTCAAATATGTCAACCGCCTGAGCGACCTGCTGTTCGTGCTGTCGCGCTGGGTGAGCACCCATCTGGGCGAGCCGGAGTATCTGTGGGAGCGCGGCTTGCGCGGCCACGACCGGACCAAGCGGGTGAGCAAGACCCGCCAGACCTGA